Below is a genomic region from Erigeron canadensis isolate Cc75 chromosome 7, C_canadensis_v1, whole genome shotgun sequence.
ttgctttataaggtattatagatatatatatatatatactagatatttTACACGCACGATGTGCGGCAATTAAAAATAATTGCTTAATACATACatggaaaaaggtttttttttgggaaaaaaTATAAGGTTACACGAACTTAttaaaaaatgttcaaatcatctAACATGACATGTGTGACAACCATATGAGTTGTCATGTGCAAGTTTTTGATTGGCCAGTCACTAAAAGTTACAcgatttaaacatttttattaagttCATGCATATATTAAAAGTCGACTTGaattcgtgcacactataacttttcaaCCATAGTTAGTTACATGCCGACGTATTTAacccaaaaatatatacatatgcattaCTAAATTATTCTAGAAGTTTATTACGTATAAATCGATATGTTATATAACTCATGGTCAATTCCCGTATCACTATTATTTTGAATAACATTATATTACATTCTAACACCAAAATTTACATAAATTAAAGATAAGTCATGATTCTATTGGTTTGTAGAATGCTCGAAAACCTGTAAGTCTAACTCTTTTAAGCATGTGGTAAATCaagtaagtaaataaatattgtgtattgttgaaaaaaaaatatgaaataaattgataaaatatgaaACTAAATCTTTTTGGAACAtactttaatttttagttttgaattTGGCATATATAGAGGggtcttttatttaatatttaatttaatagacAAATATTGTTAAAAAGATATGGAGATGCCATGTAGATAAAATCTTACGTGGCAACTTTTTAGCATAAGTTTGTTTTCATAGATGACTTTAAAAAGCTAGGATTATTactcttttaataaatatataaattatttttcatttagcACCCTAGCTAGGTGTTAATCACGACAATCTTTAGAGGTATTACTGTATTAGAATAAAGAATTGTAAAGGTAACGATTAAAAATACTTGATATAATGGCTCGTTATGCTAAACTTTAGATAGTAGAACATTATCTTAGAAATTGGAGGAAATTGATACAAGTATTGATTTCATTACTTTGTATTTTCTTTCTCATTTCCATTACACAATTTCAACCCAGCTTCTTCTTTTTGATGTGGTTTACATTTGTGTCTCAATATATCGATGCGTTTTATCACTGCCAATGTTTTCTTTGATTTAGTATACCACAACATATTTTAAGGTTAAGGTTAAATTTGTTAAATGGTACGAGTATCATATAACATGCACTACAAATCTAAAATTGGCACAATTGTTTAAGACTAGTATGAAGACATGAAAGGTGTTTATAAATAGACTgagatttataagttttatgattttctaaaaaaaaaggatagatACAAAATGTTAGTAGCCATAAAGTAAAAGTAGTAAACACGTATAAAAGTGttgtatatttatttgatttgtgcatatcaaatattatatcgGAGATTTATTTAGATTATGTTATTTTAACCGGATCCATGTTATAAAGCCCCTTAttcaatgtatatataatactagtGTTTAAACCCGTCCATTGGAcaggtagtctcaaaatatattaattaaagcttgaaaaattagaattcaactttattaaatagataatgtaaaaaaatagAATATGTAAAAATCTaacataaaacgattcaaaGTATGAACTATTCAAAGTAAACGACATATTTGAAGATTAAATTGTCACAGCTTTTGAAGAACTTCTTTGTAAACGACGTTGATTGTACGATTGGTTGGACGTCCATCTTCATCACAAATAGATTAGCCAAGTCAtataaaactcaattaaaacaaaaattaaaaacgaaacatacgaaaattaacttcatatatatgttgattctagtttaccccttttttttcaactattTAGATTAACCAAGTCAtataaaactcaattaaaacgaaaactaaaaacgaaacatacgaaaattaacttcatatatatgttgattttagtttaccatttttttccaactttagttaaatataaattGGCAGTTTCATATATTCTATAAAAGTGTTAacaatataatttgaaaaaatacataccaattcatcaacaaagaccatctcaaacgttttgattttcttcgggttgttccactccggaacagtccatacatgcacaacacgaagacgtagatgatggttaacatgtgttggtttaagctcttcaagatgaactaatgtggttttattttttgttgttgaaggaaaagccataacgaacctataatggacaacaaactaagtGAAAATCAGTAATAGTAACAATACTAATTATTAATATGAAGAaatctttatataaattatatgaacaAAAAGTCGGATGTAACttataatttgaagaaaaaagcaTACAAAGACTCAAGTTCATAATATTGATTAATATGAAATTATAATATGAATTAAAGAAACCATGGTAGTCCAACCTATAAAGCCGAACTTCCatataaacttacaaaaaaCCATACCAAGACTCAAgtttataataatgattatgAAATTATAATATGAATTAGAAAAACCATGGTAGTTCAACTTACCCTGATAGAAGAACAATAGTCGAATGCTTTTTTCTTCTTAACGAAAAAAAATTAGAACGTAAATTTCTTTTTGTGCGATAGTTATTTGGGGTTTTTTgggtttatatgtatttatagatatagataaaaataataaagtttttttaattaaatataataaaaggggTCGGTCATATATAGATAAtagattaaatatatttaaaaaaatagaggattaatgagAAGAGAGTATTAGGCTCAAGGAGGGAGATTatgggtgccaagtgtacccacaaccccctcttttagttacgagagatagtgcccgcgcgttgcagcggtgagatggtggagtggtaggtaataggaggtgataaggcatagagtgtgatagccaaatgtcttagtcgtACGCCCTCGAATTTGAAAATTCGTCGATGGTATATCGAacgacatctctaatgaaagagtacgaaattttaagaacactcatacaatttttatagtttatcgatatacggtttttgagataaaagattttgaataaattagatgaataaaatgatttatgaaagagagaaaaaaaatgagtgattgagatttgagaagagagagaaaaatgaatagttgagatttaagggtattataggtatattaggtagagatgtttaaattagtgaataaaaaagagggaCAATACAAGTATTTCAATTCATCTTttggaatttaaaaaaaaggtccTCCTTGATAATATAGTATTAGATATTATAGATCAtataaatgttatttttaaaaaatagtaaacatcatatataacactcttatataaataaatttatatattatcatgATCTTGTAAAAAGAAAGTTTTATTTCTcatgtaaaaattaaaataaaaactaacatATAAATCAGTTTTTTCGATTTTAGAGTCTTGATTTGATACCTACCTAATAATTAggtttatttatattgttttatttatattttctataataatAACGATAAACTAGTTATCATATCAAATTAGGACTTTTATATAGGTACCTTACACAATTTATATGTTACTGAGTATAATTCTTCTCTTTTGTCGGGTATATATATAAGCGTCTATtcataaacacacacatattGATTCAAACCCTGTTTTATTAATATTCTCTCAATTCTAAGTGGTGACACTCTTTATCATCAATAATTCCAACAAAGCTTCATTCTAAAGCTTAAAATTGGTAAAGATTTCTTAACCCCCTTTTGtttatttcttccttttttgCACTTTTgatcttaaatatatttttttattcaagCCATTGTAAATCTTGTAAGTGGGTATTATTTAATTTGCATGTTCTGTATAAAtggttatattatttttgttgttttataacatatattCTCATCTGGGGttagtgttatttttcttttcaaaaaaagaTGAGTTCTCTCATTTAATTATTGAAATTCAAGATTGATTAAAGTTTGTATTTTTCTTGTTCTATGACATAAATTCTCATCTGGGTTGGTGTTATTTGTattaaattttgagtttttattgAAATTCAAGATTAATTAATGTGGGTACTATTTTTAAGTTGCATGTTTAAattaaagtttatgtttttcCTGTTCTGTAACGTAAATTCTAATCTGGGTTTGTGTTAGTTCTCTTAAACATTAATCTTTTATTGAAATTCTAATCTGAGTTTGTTTTAATTAGTGGATATCAGGGTTAGATCACAACCATCATCCTTTActcagtttttatttatttagtctGCTAATCATAGCTCTTAGCCTTATTTTAAGGGGAAGTTATTTCAGTGTATAACAATTTTCTGCTTTTAATTATAGCCTAGGGCCTTGGattagcaattttttttttataattatatatttttacaagctaaatgttatatgaaattgttttaaaatttgaGATTCTGAGATGATGTTAAGGTGTTACCAGAATGTTCTTTAAAATTTTGGTAGATTATGGGGTAATCTTGACTTTCAAGAAATTGACTTTGGCTTTGTTTGACCCTTCCAGGAATTTGGAACTGCAGAGTCAAAGATTGGTGGAGAAAGTTTGAAGCTTGTTTTCCAACAAGCTTTTGGATTTTAGCAAATCGAGACGAATTTTGCCGAGTTTTTTCGGTTCCTGttatattggatatatataggTTTGACCAACTTCTACCGAGGACAGAATGTATAGGTTCTTATCAGAGGTTATAATGGAACCCCAACGGGGCGGAGAGTCGATTTTGGATTCGATTAAGATCGCTGTTCTTCCGATAGCCAAAGTTTTTACCATGTGTTTTTTGGGGTTTCTTATGGCTTCTAAATACATCAACATTTTGCCTGCAAATGGAAGGAAGCTTTTGAATGGGGTAACTATTTGCAACCTTTTCTTTATTAGTATTGTTACTATATATGTTATGAATTTAGTTTCTTTATTACAATTGTGATTTAGCTctaaatagaaaatatataaatctaatattAGCATTCATTTAATAGTAGATACTCCGTATTTCATGAACATTTGGCGCAAGAGCATCGATCAGGGTGTGCCAGGTGTGCAATCGCACAGATctccgaatatatatatatatatatatatacaatgaaaatttaattttaaaaaaaaattagttggATTTGTTGTAAATTAAGTTAGGAGCATACACAACTTTTGACCGCCATCGTTGAGTCTggactaattttttaattttagggcCACATTTTGATACCATAGGGCCTCCATAATTTCAGAAAATCTCGGCTAAGGACCTAATTACTGGTGTGAAATCGtaaactcatgagattgaagtccAAATGATAGTTTGTTTGCTATATTGAGTAATGACAATGGCACCATGCACAAGTAAAATCACTCAAGTGTGTATGTCCAGATGTCGAAATAAATTGGATAGCGTGGTGTTTTATCGAGTGGCTATTAAATTAAACCTACAAGACTGTTGTTGTAACtatgaacttttttttaaatgtttgatcTTTTTTGTGAGTGTTAATTTTACTGAAAAAATATATCAGACCAAAGTTGGGTACTTTAGTTTCATGCAGTTGTGTTTGGGCCGATTAATCCTGATCATACTTTGTAGATTTGGCATGGATCCAAATCTAATTTATggcataaactttttttttttgtatttgataTAGTTGGTGTTTTCGCTTCTGCTTCCATGCTTGATATTCTCTCAACTTGGCCAAGCCATCACTTTCGAAAAAATGATCGAATGGTGAGATTTCCTTTTAGTGTTTCGTTGTAAtgtagttaataaaaaaatagggtATATCAATTTTACCGTTTTACAGGTGGTTCATTCCTTTTAACGTTGTGCTAGCTACCATATCTGGTTCGCTTATAGGATTACTTGTTGCAACGATTGTTCGTCCTCCATACCCATATTTCAAGTTTACTATTATTCACATTGGCATAGGTAACATTTCTCTATTTCTTGTTATTTCTTTCATGTGTTCATCTTTAAGCTTCATGGTAACTTGTGTTTGGAGTGGATGCATAcccctattttttttaatcattgtAACTTGCTATAGTATAAGATTAATTTCTATAATATCCGAACTCTTTGCAGGGAATATTGGGAATGTGCCTCTTGTCCTGATTGCTGCTTTATGTAGAGATAAAGCAAACCCTTTTGGAGATTCTGCTAAATGTACTCAAGATGGAAATGCTTACATCTCCTTTGGGCAATGGGTAAGcgatatatatacttgaataaATCATTATAAGTTTAATCACGTctatttcatttttagtttgatATTTCAACTTAAACTAGTTTTTCTGCATTTTTACCATTTAATAGTGAATGGGTCAACCCTCTCTTAAATCATTCTATACATTCTTTACCTCTGATTATTGAGATAGTGTTACTTCTATAACCAGAACTGACATGCAcaagtttaattaaaataatcaaaagcTTAGTCAAAAAGTGTTTCAGTCAGCCCTGACCCGTTCAATAGTAACACGTTTTGATTTTGTGTGCATCATgcctgacccacccattttgctatATCTATTGGCATATTCCTTGAAAAATTGTGTTATGGTTTACCTTGTAACATTTTAAAATGAATGATCTATTTAGGTAGGTGCAATCGTCCTCTATACGTATGTATTTCAAATGCTTGCACCTCCTCCTGGAGGTTCTTTTGACATCGAAGATAGCAATCTTCCAGTAAAAGCCCCTCTAAAGGGTAGCAGTCCCCCTGAAGAAGTTCCTTTGCTCACTCATGAACCTGAACTGATTAATGAAGATTCTCATAAAGCTGGAAAGGTTATAATTAATAACCGCTTTTTCTTTAATCTGTATCCTATATAGATTGACATCAAATTTACATGATTTCAATGATACAACCCTCCTTTATGCACAGATAAAACAATTCTTAAAGTACCTGTATGACAAGTTGAAGCTTAAGCAAGTACTCCAGCCGCCTATTATTGCATCGGTAAGAGACATCCTGTTTTGATGGGCATGAGCAaacattatttttcataatataaaCTCATTTCCTCAAAAGATGGTGGTGTAATTTATGCCAATTATAGCACATTCTTTGATCTTGTTTTGTTTCTAGATACTGGCTATTTTCATCGGATGTATACCATTTTTAAAGGGGTTGATCTTCACCCCTGATGCACCACTCTACTTCTTCACTGACAGCTGCTTGATTCTTGGGTATGCATTGTTTTAGTCCCATTTATTGACGTTACTTTGTTTACCAACTATACTTTTAAGTGTCCACATgatgaaaatgttttttttaattctttctttTGTATCAGGGATGCTATGATTCCTTGCATTTTGTTGGCTTTGGGCGGCAATCTGACAGATGGTAAGTTTACTTTTTGTTTATGCCCCTCCAAAACAAAAATGCTCTTTTAAACTCAATTTTATCACTTCCCATTCGCTTACGTGATTGTTTGGATATGAtgctaatttattttatatatcattaagaGTTTAAAAGTAGTTTAGTGGACGTTAAATGGTTCTAGTGTTTTACTTTCCTTTTGACCTTCCCCATTTGTAACAATGAATGCAGGACCCGGGAGTTCAAAACTAGGATTAAAGACAACCGCTGCAATTATTTTTGGACGACTAGTTTTAGTTCCACCAGCAGGACTAGGAATTGTGACATTAGCTGACAAACTTGGATTTCTCCCACCTGATGATAAAATGTTCAGATTCATTCTCCTCTTACAACATTCAATGCCGACATCTGTATTATCAGGTAGCCACCAGAACCCTGAGTGGTTTTATACTGAAAATGCCAACATTTTGTTCTTATGCCTTTATAAACGTGGCGTTTGCAGGTGCCGTTGCTAGTTTAAGAGGTTGTGGTAGGGAAGCTGCTGCCATCTTGTTTTGGGTTCATATCTTTGCAATCATATCAATGGCGGGTTGGATTGTATTGTATCTAAACATTCTCTTTTAGAGTCGGTTATTAAAACCGGGAAAAACCAACATAAATAGCAGGCCATTTGGTGGAGCTCAAAGAATCAAATGATGCAGGGAAACTATAGAGTTGGAACGATCCGTATGTTGATAATAGATCTGTTGATATTCTTTTATACAATGAGAGAAAGAGATGTGAATGAAGAGTGTATCTTAATCCTTTCTTCCTTGGTTGCTCATCATTTGGCCTTGTATGTTATTATTACTTACTGCTGTTTACATATAACATGTTTGATTGGAAAgccacattcttttgtgacttCTAGAAATGTATTACCATTTTGAAACCCAGTCCGGTTTCTCTATTCATTATGTTTGTGCCATACTTCGGAACCAAATCCTTTTCTTGATATCCATTTTAGTTCTTTGAGATGATTTCATTCTCCACGACTTTATAATACTAAAGAGTAGAGGTACAGGTACCCTACATGTCAAAAATCCGATACTGATGTTTCAGCTGATAAATGAAGATTGTATTTAAAGCCTAATTGGCTCAGGTTCAATTCCTTGTGTATCTATAGAGGAAACCAATTCATCAGAAAATACATCAGATTGTATTCAACCGTCAAATTATGtcatttttaactttaatatttGGCGCttcttgtaaaaaaatataacttctGCTCACTGCTCTACTAATAAAAGCCTATTAACCATTGAAAAGgcttcaaataaatatttttaataatgtccTAGTTTCTTATTGGTTAAAATAAGACTAATTAAGTTACTAACTGAAGCTTCACAAGCTATCAGTTTTTAGCAAAATGTGTCTTAAACGGATAAATAAGATGGGATTTTTCATATGTAGATTATccagaaaagacaaaagaaaaaaattcttCCAATTTAGATACATACAGTATCCCGACTTTTGGGCAATAGAACAGGGTCCTAAGTCTACAGCCCAAAATGGTGAGGGGCCTCAAAACAAAATGGAGATATATTTCCATTTTCGTTCCACCCATATGGATTGTTTCACTGATATTGACCTTTGCTTATCACTTGTCATCTAATCTTCTCCACAGTCTATAACTTGTATGTCTCTATTTCCATTAGGTTTATGTTTTTGCTTTTCTGTTATTGTTTCTGCTCTTGTGTTGCCTTACATTAGGCCACTTGATATAGTTTTAGCTCTATATAATAATCTCTATAATACAAATCGGAATCATTTTGAAGTTTGATTTAGATATGTTtaagtatattaatttatacttcATTGAATTATTGTTAATCACACGACTCGTTTATATAATTTATCCAATACTATTTTAGGTGCTTATCTTTTCTTCTTGCACTGGCCTCAAACTTTTTTCATTATCTGAGACGGCCGTGGGTACCGTTTCTGAACCTTTTCGTGGTCATCCCAAGATTGTACCTATCTATTTTCGAACTCAAAACCTTTTGAATAAAAGTTTCTGGACATTTAACTAAAGTTTTTTATTACAATTTCTAGAGACACATAAGTTTGTGACATATGGTTCTATTATTGCAATTTGTACTATTTTGCCTTTCTTAATTAGTTTGATTGAAACACTTCATACATCATAATGGCACATCGTactactttttgtttttgtttttgttgttgttgctatcAAAGAAGTTAGGACATGATAGGACTGGTTTCTTATCCATGGACCGCTTTTAGGTATTTTTGTGTCTACAATTGGAAGCTCAAATGGGTTAAATTGGATGACaagttttatcttttactttCTGGCATTTGCTTGCATTTAATGTGTTGTAACATCACCCAACAACACAAAATTTTCTATGAATAGCCATACTATGTCGAATTTGTTTCATAGTTTGGTTTTATATCCTTTGTTAAAAGATCATCATATTTTTTAGAGAAGGGATTAATATCTcataatgtaaacaactttacacgaattgtcATAATGTATATCGAACTTCAATCTTGTGAATTGTATGaattcaaccaatcaaaaacttacgaGTGACAACTAATGGTTGACAAAAATTTTAGGTTACATACAATGTACAAGATtaaaaagttcattacatacaatgcacatgattaaaatttgatatacACTATAACAATTCGTGTAAAGATATTTACATACTAAGATACTAAGGCCCATGCTTATAGGGTGTCTAGCCCGAGTCCGACGCAGCCACCCTCTAAGATGTTAGTAGCAGGAGGCGCGTCTAGCGTCGCGTCTTGGTGTTTCTTCTAATATTAGACACACATTTTGTGAAGGAAATTGGGGCCCAAAAAGAAGAAGTGAGGGGAAGAAGtgggggttataaggagggggtgTTCTTGATGTGTctagaagagagagaaactgATGAATAGTATTAAAAGTGGGTTAGAAGTAgggggttataaggaggggCCTTAAACGAAAGAGAAAATTATCCAAACATTCATAGGAAATCACACATATTTACAAGTTATATGTTCGTTGTATGTTTGTGCATGTTTGTCTATGTTGGTTTGTGTTCTTTACCTTTCTGATGGGCGAACATCGAAATTTATACGTTTTAACAAACAAATTTCTGGTCCTTTGATGCTTATGCTTGTTCCTTAGTTCGGTTACACCTAAatgaacgaacaagaacacaAAAGTTCGGTTACACCTAAatgaacgaacaagaacacaAAAGTCCGTTCATAGTGCTCATGTCAGTTCTTTTAATTTGTTCTAGCTAGTCAGCCTAAATGAACACTATCTGTCTTGTATATCCGATTCGTTTAAGACCCTAAT
It encodes:
- the LOC122607365 gene encoding protein PIN-LIKES 6, which produces MYRFLSEVIMEPQRGGESILDSIKIAVLPIAKVFTMCFLGFLMASKYINILPANGRKLLNGLVFSLLLPCLIFSQLGQAITFEKMIEWWFIPFNVVLATISGSLIGLLVATIVRPPYPYFKFTIIHIGIGNIGNVPLVLIAALCRDKANPFGDSAKCTQDGNAYISFGQWVGAIVLYTYVFQMLAPPPGGSFDIEDSNLPVKAPLKGSSPPEEVPLLTHEPELINEDSHKAGKIKQFLKYLYDKLKLKQVLQPPIIASILAIFIGCIPFLKGLIFTPDAPLYFFTDSCLILGDAMIPCILLALGGNLTDGPGSSKLGLKTTAAIIFGRLVLVPPAGLGIVTLADKLGFLPPDDKMFRFILLLQHSMPTSVLSGAVASLRGCGREAAAILFWVHIFAIISMAGWIVLYLNILF